The Crateriforma spongiae sequence TCCGGCACCGCCGACGATCGTCGTCGCGTCGCTGGTGATGCGAACCTTCTTGGCACGACCCAGGTCAGACATCTTCACGCTTTCCAGGTCGATGCCCAGATCTTTGAAGACGGCCTTGCCGCCGGTCAGCACGGCGATGTCACCCAAGATGGCTTTGCGGCGATCGCCGTAGCCCGGGGCTTTGACGGCACAAGCCGACAGAATGCCACGCATCTTGTTGACGACCAGCGTGGCCAAGGCTTCGCCTTCGACGTCTTCGGCGATGATCAACAGCGGCTTCTTCGCCTTGCTGATCGCTTCCAACAACGGAATCATCTTCTTGTTGTTGCTGATCTTTTCTTCGAACAGCAAGATGTGACAGTCGTCCAATTCAACGGCGACGTCGTCTTGATTGGTCACGAAGTGGGGCGACAAGAATCCGCGGTCGAATTGCATGCCTTCGACAACGTCGACGTAGGTCTCGTTGCTGCGGCCTTCTTCCACGGTGATCACACCGTTCTTGCCGACCTTGGTGAAGGCGTCGGCCAAGACGGCACCGATTTCCGGATCGTTGTTGCCGGCAATGGTGGCGACTTGTTTGATGTCGCTCTTGCTGTCTTCCTTGATCGGCTTGGCCAAGTCCTTGATCGCGTCGGCGACCGTGGCGACGGCTTGGTTGATGCCGCGAGTCAGCGCCATGGGGTCGGCGCCGGTGGCGACCATTTTCAGGCCTTCGCGAAAGATCTCTTCGCTCAGCACGGTCGCCGTGGTGGTGCCGTCGCCGGCAACATCGTTGGTCTTGCTGGCAGCCTCTTTGACCAGTTGCGCGCCCAGGTTTTCGTAGGGGTCATCCAGTTCGATGTCCTCCGCTACGGTCACACCGTCTTTGGTGACCTTGGGCGATCCCCAACCTTTGTCCAACACCGCGTTGCGTCCCCGCGGGCCGAGGGTGCTGCGGACGGCTCGTGCCAATTTACTGACGCCGGCCAGCAACGGCCCGCGTGCGTCGTCGTCGAAAACGATTTGCTTTGCCACGACGTGTTTCTCCTGTCGAAGTATCGTCTGTGATGGGACACGCCCGACCCGGAATGTGGTGGGCCGACGTGTGAAAGGATGGTTCGATCGGACCGGTCACGCCGCCGGTGGCAGCGTACACAGTTTCGCTTCCCGGAAAGCAAACCCCGTGCCGAGAACTTTTTTGTGGCCGTAAGTCGTTGCCGAGAAACATCTTAAAAAAAATGGTTCGGCCGGCGGCGAAGCGGCGGCCTTTCTGCCATGTCAGCATGGCAGCGGCCGAGACAACGGCGACGAGGTGGCCGGCGGTGGGCCATCGTTGGGCAGCGACCGGTCAAAAACCTGGGCAAGAGCGATAGCCGCAGGCGTCAGCGGCAGACACCAATGTGTTGCCGCGCCCTCCCCTCGCCTAGGCTCGACCCTCCCGGAGGGAGGGTGAAGAGTTGCCGGCGTTTGCAGCCGGTGCCGGACTTGCGGGCTGCGAGTCGCAAAACGTCGCCTTTCGCTCTGCGAGAGTAGCGTTGGGTTCTCCCCACACTTGGGCTCGACCCTCCCGGAGGGAGGGTGAAAAGAAGCCGGCCCGTCCGGCCGCGTCCGCCTTTATGACAGCTGTGCCGTATGGCTGACGTAGACCTTCAGCGAGTGACAGGGCATCGGGATCATGCGATTGGTCGGCGCGATCGGTCCGTCAACGTTCGGGAAGATATCGCCAGGCGAATCCGCTGCGGTGTCGACGAACAGGTTCCACTGCACGCCGCGGCTGATCTCCGGCAAGTGGAATTCGCGATCGTCACCGGTGCTGTTGAACATCATGATCAGGTCGCGACCGATCCCCTCGGGGTCCGCGATTCGAGACGGAGCACTGACGTACGCCATCATCGCTAGTTCATGTTGCCCCCAATCCAACGGGTTGCCCTTGCCGTTGTACCAAGACACGTCCGGGATGCTGCGGCCGTCGACCGGATGTCCGGTC is a genomic window containing:
- the groL gene encoding chaperonin GroEL (60 kDa chaperone family; promotes refolding of misfolded polypeptides especially under stressful conditions; forms two stacked rings of heptamers to form a barrel-shaped 14mer; ends can be capped by GroES; misfolded proteins enter the barrel where they are refolded when GroES binds); this encodes MAKQIVFDDDARGPLLAGVSKLARAVRSTLGPRGRNAVLDKGWGSPKVTKDGVTVAEDIELDDPYENLGAQLVKEAASKTNDVAGDGTTTATVLSEEIFREGLKMVATGADPMALTRGINQAVATVADAIKDLAKPIKEDSKSDIKQVATIAGNNDPEIGAVLADAFTKVGKNGVITVEEGRSNETYVDVVEGMQFDRGFLSPHFVTNQDDVAVELDDCHILLFEEKISNNKKMIPLLEAISKAKKPLLIIAEDVEGEALATLVVNKMRGILSACAVKAPGYGDRRKAILGDIAVLTGGKAVFKDLGIDLESVKMSDLGRAKKVRITSDATTIVGGAGTKADIEGRVAQIRREMEATDSDYDREKLQERLAKLAGGVAQINVGAATETEMKERKALIDDARAATQAALEEGIVPGGGVALLRCRPAVEKLEKSSEGDIQLGVRIIRNILDIPLRSIANNAGVRGAVVVNRVSQMSGNEGYDANSDSYTDLVKAGIVDPAKVVRTSLTNAASVAALLLTTESLVCDIPEEEPEGAGDHHDHGMGGMDPMGGMGGMGGMGGMGGMGGMM